A region from the Xanthocytophaga agilis genome encodes:
- a CDS encoding DUF2071 domain-containing protein — MNVFLTAEWKHLINLTYEVEPSLLEEYLPKGIEIDTALNGKAHVSLVAFDFLNTRVKGISIPFHVNFPEINLRFYVRYKGHVGVVFIREFVPKHCIALVANRIYNEPYLATPMTSSLQTANDGVVSHHRFKYKGQIFDIQATGTNSLFTPEETTMEHYFKEHTWGFGTAHSGKTMCYKVEHPVWRIYPFKSFELRIEFGKLYGKKWEFLEHTQPTYKVFAEGSAVKVFGALTLTEFDKLYPQSV; from the coding sequence ATGAATGTATTTCTTACGGCTGAATGGAAGCACCTGATTAATCTGACCTATGAGGTTGAGCCATCTTTACTGGAAGAATATCTACCGAAAGGCATAGAGATAGATACTGCTTTAAATGGAAAAGCACATGTAAGTCTGGTTGCCTTTGATTTTTTGAATACACGAGTCAAAGGAATATCTATACCGTTTCATGTAAATTTTCCTGAAATCAACCTTCGTTTTTATGTACGATACAAAGGCCATGTAGGAGTTGTATTTATTCGGGAGTTTGTTCCAAAACATTGTATTGCATTGGTAGCAAACCGGATCTACAATGAGCCCTATCTGGCTACACCTATGACTTCATCTTTACAAACCGCTAATGATGGAGTGGTATCCCATCATCGATTTAAGTATAAAGGACAAATATTTGATATTCAAGCAACGGGAACCAACTCACTTTTTACACCAGAAGAGACAACCATGGAACATTACTTTAAAGAACATACCTGGGGCTTTGGTACGGCTCATTCTGGAAAAACTATGTGTTATAAGGTAGAACACCCGGTTTGGCGTATTTATCCCTTTAAAAGCTTTGAATTAAGAATAGAATTTGGAAAGCTTTATGGAAAAAAATGGGAGTTTCTTGAGCATACTCAACCAACTTATAAAGTATTTGCAGAAGGATCTGCTGTGAAGGTATTTGGTGCTCTTACACTGACTGAGTTTGATAAGTTATATCCTCAGTCAGTGTAG
- a CDS encoding D-alanyl-D-alanine carboxypeptidase/D-alanyl-D-alanine-endopeptidase: protein MKNRVSAFPTIYLLVCIIILSVGCRSQQIGRTFRQSDVFSKHFTGFMLYNPEKQKIVYEQNSDKYFTPASNTKLFTFYTSLKILGDSIPGLKYGVSHDSLFFWGTGDPSLLHPDLITLPGRTKQSRVYEFLRSRPEKLFYVATPVKVTGFGPGWGWDDYNDYYSAERAPMPIYGNIVRLKATSVDWSAQPAFFKSYFVEKPLLQRLLPPSSYVFQRDPVSNLFTFDPSLFQKEIVHDMPFHYSEQLLTEILSDTLHKAVNLINRKPVKAGQTLYSVRADSLYKKLMQESDNFIAEQLLLICASQFSDTLSSDSIIAYSTHKLLNDLPDAPVWVDGSGLSRYNLFTPRSIVRLLQKIQATIPQDRLFSILPAGGQSGTIKNFYKGDTPYVFAKTGSLGNVHCLSGYIVTKKRKILLFSFMHNNYTGSSTPIKEEMEKVLKLARDKY, encoded by the coding sequence TTGAAAAACCGAGTTTCAGCTTTCCCAACCATTTATCTTCTGGTTTGTATCATTATTCTGTCTGTAGGATGTCGTTCGCAACAGATAGGACGTACTTTTCGCCAATCGGATGTATTCAGTAAGCATTTCACTGGATTTATGTTATATAATCCTGAAAAGCAGAAGATCGTCTATGAACAAAACAGTGACAAATATTTTACTCCTGCATCTAATACCAAATTATTTACATTTTATACCTCTCTGAAAATACTGGGTGACTCAATTCCTGGTTTGAAGTATGGAGTAAGTCATGATTCTTTATTTTTCTGGGGAACAGGAGATCCATCTTTACTTCATCCGGATCTGATTACATTACCAGGAAGAACTAAACAAAGTCGTGTATATGAATTCTTACGGAGTCGACCTGAAAAACTGTTTTATGTAGCAACTCCGGTTAAAGTTACAGGTTTTGGCCCCGGCTGGGGATGGGATGATTACAATGACTATTATTCTGCAGAAAGAGCCCCTATGCCTATATATGGCAATATTGTGCGGTTAAAGGCTACATCTGTTGACTGGTCTGCACAGCCTGCTTTTTTTAAAAGCTACTTTGTAGAGAAACCTTTATTACAGAGATTATTGCCTCCTTCAAGCTACGTTTTTCAGCGAGATCCGGTGAGTAACCTGTTTACATTTGATCCTTCCCTGTTTCAAAAGGAAATTGTACATGATATGCCTTTCCACTATTCAGAACAACTCCTGACAGAAATACTATCTGACACACTACATAAGGCTGTAAACTTAATAAATCGCAAACCAGTTAAAGCAGGACAAACCTTATATAGTGTACGTGCAGATTCTTTGTATAAGAAACTTATGCAGGAGAGTGATAACTTTATTGCTGAGCAACTATTATTGATTTGTGCCTCTCAGTTTTCAGATACCCTATCTTCAGACAGTATTATTGCTTATTCGACACATAAGCTTCTGAATGATTTGCCAGATGCTCCTGTATGGGTAGATGGTTCGGGACTTTCTCGTTACAATTTGTTTACTCCTCGGTCGATTGTGCGATTGTTGCAGAAAATCCAGGCTACCATACCTCAGGATCGGCTTTTTAGCATTCTACCTGCTGGAGGACAATCGGGTACAATCAAAAACTTTTACAAGGGTGATACTCCCTATGTGTTTGCCAAAACAGGTAGTCTAGGCAATGTACATTGTTTGAGTGGTTATATTGTAACTAAAAAGCGTAAAATACTTTTATTCAGCTTTATGCATAATAACTATACGGGATCTTCTACTCCTATCAAAGAAGAGATGGAGAAAGTACTCAAACTGGCACGGGATAAGTATTGA